From a region of the bacterium genome:
- a CDS encoding TonB-dependent receptor produces the protein MPRTPETHRTERLNATIRHLPSLLALGAVLASAPVLAKPASAAPEDDVHRLNEIVVTGTRTERRVGDAPVATEVIRRSEIEASGARTAAELLSAHVGLDVTSSQFGQGIRIQGLDPEHVLVFVDGKRVSGRSNGVVDLSRFSAAELERIEIVRGASSALYGSEAMGGVINLITRQAKQPLSFETRAMYGGLNTVDLSGNLGTRQGAWDHLITTRFQRRDAFDLRPETIGTTGNAFQEINLGDRLDLRLSETLSLKGQLSYLNREQHGVDSNDAGAVFDRTTRTENFSGSLEPEWILSDTSKLRVTGYYNLFRDQFLQDQRNATALDQYQETRDQLFQLGTQHEALLGDRHRLTTGAEIAYEQLDTERLASGTGNRVRGALYAQDEWTLLDAPRLILVPGLRADQDSRYGNTLNPKISARLDPLDTLTLRASHGYGFRAPDFKELAMRFQNPSVGYEVVGNPALKPEHARSYNVGLEYRPASWSAFSLNLFRNELTDMIQTQLQSANTAGSLSQHLYVNIASATTQGVEASWRLRPLSGLTLEPGYTFTDAQDLQKERPLSGRAQHLGSLVVQYQHDPLGLTAFSRATFSGRRPFYTDGNGNVVEQAIWTPQYATLDLRVSKTVTSQVSLFVQGQNLLDAWDPLYLPLQPRTILGGVSARF, from the coding sequence ATGCCCCGCACACCTGAGACGCACCGCACTGAACGCCTGAACGCGACCATCCGGCACCTGCCCTCGCTCCTCGCGCTCGGGGCCGTGCTTGCGAGCGCCCCCGTCCTCGCCAAGCCCGCGAGCGCAGCCCCCGAAGACGACGTGCACCGCCTGAACGAGATCGTCGTGACCGGCACCCGCACCGAGCGCCGGGTGGGCGATGCCCCGGTCGCCACCGAGGTGATCCGCCGGTCCGAGATCGAAGCCTCGGGCGCCCGGACCGCCGCCGAACTCCTGAGCGCCCATGTGGGCCTCGACGTGACCAGCTCGCAGTTCGGCCAGGGGATCCGCATCCAGGGCCTCGACCCCGAGCACGTCCTGGTCTTCGTGGACGGCAAGCGCGTCAGCGGCCGCAGCAACGGGGTGGTCGACCTCAGCCGCTTCTCGGCCGCCGAGCTCGAGCGCATCGAGATCGTGCGGGGCGCCTCGTCGGCCCTCTACGGCTCGGAGGCCATGGGCGGGGTCATCAACCTCATCACCCGGCAGGCCAAGCAGCCCCTCTCCTTCGAGACCCGCGCCATGTATGGCGGCCTCAACACCGTCGATTTGAGCGGCAACCTGGGCACCCGTCAGGGCGCCTGGGATCACCTCATCACGACCCGCTTCCAGCGCCGGGACGCCTTCGACCTGCGGCCCGAGACAATCGGCACCACCGGCAACGCGTTCCAAGAGATCAACCTGGGCGATCGCCTGGACCTGCGCCTCTCGGAGACCCTCTCGCTCAAGGGCCAGCTCAGCTACCTCAACCGCGAGCAGCACGGGGTCGACTCCAACGACGCGGGGGCCGTCTTCGACCGCACCACCCGCACCGAGAACTTCTCGGGCTCGCTCGAACCCGAGTGGATCCTGAGCGACACCTCCAAGCTGCGCGTGACGGGCTACTACAACCTGTTCCGCGACCAGTTCCTGCAGGACCAGCGCAACGCGACCGCCCTCGACCAGTACCAGGAGACCCGCGACCAGCTCTTCCAGCTCGGCACCCAGCACGAGGCGCTCCTCGGCGATCGCCACCGCCTGACCACCGGCGCAGAGATCGCCTACGAGCAGCTCGACACCGAGCGCCTTGCGAGCGGCACCGGCAACCGCGTGCGCGGCGCCCTCTACGCCCAGGACGAGTGGACGCTGCTCGACGCCCCGCGCCTGATCCTGGTGCCCGGCCTGCGCGCCGACCAGGACTCGCGCTACGGCAATACCCTCAACCCCAAGATCTCGGCGCGCCTGGACCCGCTCGACACCCTCACCCTGCGCGCGAGCCACGGCTACGGCTTCAGGGCCCCCGACTTCAAAGAGCTCGCCATGCGCTTCCAGAACCCCTCGGTGGGCTACGAGGTCGTCGGCAACCCGGCCCTCAAGCCCGAGCACGCGCGCAGCTACAACGTGGGCCTGGAGTACCGCCCCGCGAGCTGGTCGGCCTTCTCGCTGAACCTGTTCCGCAACGAGCTCACCGACATGATCCAGACCCAGCTCCAGAGCGCCAACACCGCAGGCAGCCTCTCGCAGCACCTCTACGTCAACATCGCCTCGGCCACGACCCAGGGCGTGGAGGCCTCGTGGCGCCTGCGGCCGCTAAGCGGCCTGACGCTCGAGCCCGGCTACACCTTCACCGACGCCCAGGACCTCCAGAAAGAGCGCCCCCTCTCGGGCCGCGCCCAGCACCTCGGCAGCCTGGTCGTCCAGTACCAGCACGATCCGCTGGGCCTGACCGCCTTCAGCCGGGCGACCTTCTCCGGTCGGCGCCCCTTCTATACCGACGGCAACGGCAACGTCGTCGAGCAAGCCATCTGGACGCCCCAGTACGCGACGCTCGATCTGCGCGTGTCGAAGACCGTCACCTCCCAGGTGAGCCTCTTCGTCCAGGGCCAGAACCTGCTCGACGCCTGGGACCCGCTCTACTTGCCCCTCCAACCCCGCACCATCCTGGGTGGCGTCTCGGCGCGCTTCTAG
- a CDS encoding NAD(P)-dependent oxidoreductase — translation MATSIGFVGVGRMGANMARRLKDCGYAIAAVHDLHHDAVRALAAELGAKACERLAEVTANAEIVFTVISDDDAMRAIFLQPQDNLLIAAQGRLFINCATLTPSLHQEIEAHARDAGARTLEACLASSIPQAREGKLYVMCGGEREVFEQARPILESLSTSLRYIGATGEASKVKALVNMVMNMNTAALAEGLGLGDALGLDLTMLREVFAQTGANSRVLETDGEDMQQREHSCFFSAAHAAKDSCIAAKLGKQVGLDLPLAEATLKQFQRMVELGLGELDKSGVAELTFKGRGSSAS, via the coding sequence ATGGCGACCAGTATCGGCTTTGTCGGAGTCGGGCGGATGGGGGCCAACATGGCGCGCCGCCTCAAGGATTGCGGGTATGCGATCGCGGCGGTCCACGACCTCCACCATGACGCCGTCCGGGCCCTGGCCGCCGAGCTCGGGGCCAAGGCCTGCGAGCGGCTCGCCGAGGTCACGGCGAACGCCGAGATCGTCTTCACGGTGATCTCCGACGACGACGCCATGCGGGCGATCTTCCTCCAGCCGCAGGACAACCTGCTCATCGCCGCCCAGGGACGCCTGTTCATCAACTGCGCGACCCTGACCCCTTCCCTACACCAGGAGATCGAAGCGCACGCGCGCGACGCGGGAGCCAGGACGCTCGAAGCCTGCCTGGCCTCGAGCATCCCTCAGGCCCGCGAGGGCAAGCTCTACGTCATGTGCGGCGGCGAGCGAGAAGTCTTCGAGCAGGCCCGGCCGATCCTGGAAAGCCTGAGCACCTCGCTGCGCTACATCGGCGCCACGGGCGAGGCCTCCAAGGTCAAGGCCCTCGTGAACATGGTGATGAACATGAACACCGCGGCCCTGGCCGAGGGGCTGGGGCTCGGGGATGCGCTCGGGCTCGACCTCACCATGCTGCGCGAGGTCTTTGCGCAAACCGGGGCCAACTCGCGGGTGCTCGAGACCGACGGCGAGGACATGCAGCAGCGTGAGCACAGCTGCTTCTTCTCGGCGGCCCATGCGGCCAAGGACTCGTGCATCGCCGCCAAGCTCGGCAAGCAAGTGGGGCTCGACCTCCCGCTCGCCGAGGCGACCCTGAAGCAGTTCCAGCGCATGGTCGAGCTGGGGCTCGGCGAGCTGGACAAGTCCGGCGTCGCCGAGCTGACGTTCAAGGGGCGAGGAAGCTCAGCGTCCTGA
- a CDS encoding bacterioferritin, with product MAKMKREQQEQLRIMMMGPITDEYRGSTADLVKKLNLLRSTELVAHLQYKHHAYMAVSMLLPGVKQEFLEHAAAEERHADMLASRIQQLGGVPVFKPTEIAEQADREHVHAEEAPTLAGMIREDLVIEREQIKAYTALIRELAFDDPTTRRILEVILQETELHASEMRDLLAQRSNMEEEGEA from the coding sequence ATGGCCAAGATGAAGCGGGAGCAGCAGGAGCAGCTCCGGATCATGATGATGGGGCCCATCACGGACGAATACCGGGGAAGCACGGCCGACCTCGTCAAGAAGCTGAACCTCTTGCGCAGCACCGAGCTCGTGGCGCACCTCCAGTACAAGCATCACGCCTACATGGCCGTCAGCATGCTCTTGCCGGGGGTCAAGCAGGAATTCCTCGAGCATGCGGCGGCCGAGGAGCGCCACGCGGACATGCTCGCCAGTAGGATCCAGCAACTGGGGGGCGTCCCGGTCTTCAAGCCGACCGAGATCGCCGAGCAGGCCGATCGCGAGCACGTCCACGCGGAGGAAGCGCCCACCCTGGCCGGCATGATCCGGGAGGACCTCGTGATCGAGCGGGAGCAGATCAAGGCCTACACCGCCTTGATCCGCGAGCTCGCTTTCGACGACCCCACCACCCGCCGGATCCTGGAGGTGATCCTCCAGGAGACCGAGCTACACGCCTCGGAGATGCGCGACCTGCTCGCCCAGCGCTCGAATATGGAAGAAGAGGGTGAAGCCTGA
- a CDS encoding cytidine deaminase: MTSLDQELVAAARDIIGRRQKPDWHQVGCALRTRSGRVFQAVHLEAFVGRIAVCAEAVALGMGAAEGDTEIEAIVAVNCAGDVVAPCGMCRELISDYAPDARVIVPGELGPELVSIAALLPNKYAR; encoded by the coding sequence ATGACTTCATTGGACCAGGAGCTGGTAGCTGCAGCGCGGGACATCATTGGCCGGCGACAAAAGCCAGATTGGCATCAGGTCGGCTGTGCATTGCGTACGCGCTCGGGGCGCGTCTTCCAGGCGGTGCACCTCGAGGCCTTCGTCGGTCGCATCGCGGTCTGTGCGGAGGCAGTGGCGCTCGGCATGGGCGCAGCCGAGGGTGATACCGAGATTGAGGCCATCGTTGCGGTCAACTGCGCAGGCGATGTGGTCGCACCGTGCGGCATGTGCCGCGAGTTGATTTCGGATTATGCCCCTGATGCGCGGGTGATCGTACCGGGAGAACTTGGGCCAGAGCTCGTTTCCATCGCCGCTTTGCTGCCTAATAAGTACGCCCGCTGA
- a CDS encoding N-acetylmuramoyl-L-alanine amidase, with protein sequence MAVRLDSIQSFRRPSVLAGGGLQKPAVTQVPSPNHNDRPGGSKDITAVVLHHTSGGTLESNANYFKNPSAQVSSHYIVGKDGRIVQSVQDGKRSWHAGTSEFKGRNDVNDFSLGIEIVNAGTGSDPFPDSQYKSVIDLVAWMCQTYNIPVDRITGHKDIALPRGRKNDPAPNFDWNRVRSGVQAKLQGGSAPAAKPAAPAQPVAKVASADQGLYSVKDGDTLWGIAKKHLGNGSRWPEIYDLNKDKIKDPNVIGPGMVLRMPGGSKPVTSAQGTYTVKDGDTLYGIAKKLLGDGTRWPELYNLNKDKIKDPNVIYPGLVLRLSAESPKAEAPKPEAPKQETKPAPAPEKKPEAPKAPDLSTCPIGTLPTVPGTQPTKPAQPPVSQPKPPVTQPTKPVQPPVAQPKPPITKPAPQPVAPGEVGLAGGLRIGGSVAQTYLNSAISSGGIATGVMNGGFLYSIPGLLKSNVAVAAVVSGVTNALDFIKGRVTGKQAAAGFAADTVAYTGIGATSTAIGAAVGSVLGPVGTVGGFLVGSAVGMGLSWAYEKFGRSKIVGALTGLFGK encoded by the coding sequence ATGGCCGTTCGTCTCGATTCGATCCAGTCCTTCCGCCGGCCCAGCGTGCTGGCTGGCGGCGGCCTGCAGAAGCCCGCGGTCACCCAGGTGCCCTCGCCCAACCACAACGATCGTCCCGGCGGCAGCAAGGACATCACGGCGGTCGTCCTCCACCACACGTCGGGCGGCACCCTCGAGAGCAACGCCAACTACTTCAAGAACCCCTCGGCCCAGGTCAGCTCGCACTACATCGTGGGCAAGGATGGCCGCATCGTGCAGTCGGTCCAGGACGGCAAGCGCTCGTGGCACGCCGGCACCAGCGAGTTCAAGGGCCGCAACGACGTCAACGACTTCAGCCTCGGCATCGAGATCGTCAACGCCGGCACCGGCAGCGATCCCTTCCCCGACTCTCAGTACAAGTCGGTCATCGACCTGGTCGCCTGGATGTGCCAGACCTACAACATCCCGGTCGATCGCATCACCGGCCACAAGGACATCGCCCTGCCCCGGGGCCGCAAGAACGATCCCGCCCCCAACTTCGACTGGAACCGCGTCCGCTCGGGCGTCCAGGCCAAGCTGCAGGGCGGCTCGGCCCCTGCCGCCAAGCCCGCGGCTCCCGCTCAGCCCGTCGCGAAGGTCGCCTCGGCCGACCAGGGCCTCTACTCGGTCAAGGACGGCGACACCCTCTGGGGCATCGCCAAGAAGCACCTGGGCAACGGCAGCCGCTGGCCCGAGATCTACGACCTGAACAAGGACAAGATCAAGGACCCGAACGTCATCGGCCCCGGCATGGTCCTGCGCATGCCCGGCGGCAGCAAGCCCGTCACCAGCGCCCAGGGCACCTACACCGTCAAGGACGGCGACACCCTCTACGGGATCGCCAAGAAGCTCCTGGGCGACGGCACCCGCTGGCCCGAGCTCTACAACCTGAACAAGGACAAGATCAAGGACCCCAACGTGATCTACCCCGGCCTGGTCCTGCGCCTGTCGGCCGAGAGCCCCAAGGCCGAAGCGCCCAAGCCCGAGGCCCCCAAGCAGGAGACCAAGCCCGCTCCCGCTCCCGAGAAGAAGCCCGAGGCTCCCAAGGCCCCGGACCTGAGCACCTGCCCCATCGGCACGCTCCCCACCGTGCCGGGCACCCAGCCCACCAAGCCCGCTCAGCCCCCCGTCTCGCAGCCCAAGCCCCCCGTCACCCAGCCCACCAAGCCCGTTCAGCCTCCCGTCGCGCAGCCCAAGCCCCCCATCACCAAGCCCGCGCCCCAGCCCGTGGCGCCCGGCGAAGTCGGCCTCGCCGGCGGCCTGCGCATCGGCGGCAGCGTGGCCCAGACTTACCTCAACTCGGCCATCTCGAGCGGCGGGATCGCCACCGGCGTGATGAACGGCGGCTTCCTCTACAGCATCCCCGGCCTGCTCAAGAGCAACGTCGCGGTCGCCGCCGTCGTCTCGGGCGTCACCAACGCGCTGGACTTCATCAAGGGTCGCGTCACCGGCAAGCAGGCTGCCGCCGGCTTCGCAGCGGACACCGTCGCCTACACCGGCATCGGCGCCACCTCGACCGCCATCGGCGCGGCCGTGGGCAGCGTGCTCGGCCCGGTGGGCACCGTCGGCGGCTTCCTGGTCGGCAGCGCGGTCGGCATGGGCCTCAGCTGGGCCTACGAGAAGTTCGGCCGCAGCAAGATCGTCGGCGCGCTCACCGGCCTCTTCGGCAAGTAA
- a CDS encoding formylglycine-generating enzyme family protein, whose protein sequence is MQVNTPNSRPSHGDPPDAGMVWVPAGTFTMGSDRHYPEEAPAQPVYVDGFWMDATTVTNAAFARFVEETGYVTVAERPLNPAHYPGAKPELLVPGSMVFRKPAGQVNIADWRNWWAYVPGASWRHPFGPGSAIAGDTHPVLHVAYEDAEAYARWAGKALPTEAEWERAARGGIEGADYIWGDELRPEGKMLANFWVGEFPWQHDRPLGLEGTTPVGMFPPNGYGLFDMAGNVWEWTETWFSERHPDKPVKACCIPQNPRGGSKHHSMDRCQPHIRIPRKVLKGGSHLCAANYCFRYRPAARSPQMVDSASSHIGFRCIVRPGAPARR, encoded by the coding sequence ATGCAGGTCAACACGCCGAACTCACGCCCTTCGCATGGCGATCCTCCCGACGCCGGGATGGTCTGGGTGCCGGCCGGTACTTTCACGATGGGGTCCGATCGCCACTACCCCGAGGAGGCTCCCGCTCAGCCGGTGTACGTGGACGGCTTCTGGATGGACGCCACCACCGTGACCAACGCCGCCTTCGCGCGCTTCGTGGAGGAGACGGGCTACGTGACGGTCGCCGAGCGCCCCCTCAACCCGGCTCACTACCCGGGGGCCAAGCCGGAGCTGCTGGTGCCAGGCTCGATGGTCTTTCGCAAGCCCGCAGGCCAGGTGAACATCGCCGACTGGCGCAACTGGTGGGCCTACGTGCCGGGGGCCTCATGGCGTCATCCCTTCGGCCCCGGGTCCGCGATCGCGGGGGATACCCACCCGGTGCTGCACGTCGCCTACGAGGACGCCGAGGCCTACGCGCGATGGGCGGGCAAGGCCCTGCCCACCGAGGCCGAATGGGAGCGCGCCGCCCGCGGCGGGATCGAGGGGGCCGATTACATCTGGGGCGACGAGCTGCGACCCGAGGGCAAGATGCTCGCCAACTTCTGGGTGGGCGAGTTTCCGTGGCAGCACGATCGCCCCCTCGGCCTCGAGGGGACCACCCCGGTGGGGATGTTTCCCCCCAACGGCTACGGTCTGTTCGACATGGCAGGCAACGTCTGGGAGTGGACCGAGACCTGGTTCTCCGAGCGCCACCCGGACAAGCCCGTCAAGGCCTGCTGCATCCCGCAGAACCCGCGCGGCGGCTCCAAGCACCACAGCATGGACCGCTGCCAGCCGCACATCCGCATCCCGCGCAAGGTTCTCAAGGGTGGCTCGCACCTCTGTGCGGCCAACTACTGCTTCCGCTACCGGCCGGCGGCGCGCTCGCCGCAGATGGTGGACTCGGCCAGCAGCCACATCGGCTTCCGCTGCATCGTCCGGCCCGGCGCCCCAGCGCGTCGCTGA
- a CDS encoding acetyl-CoA carboxylase carboxyltransferase subunit beta: MTSLRDWFAARRKGQLVDTEREKREVADGLWTKCDACTEALFTKDLSANLNVCPKCGHHFRVGGRERILQLLDPGSFRETHAQLRSVDPLAFVDSKPYAQRLIESRAKAGDGDSVITGQGTINGHGLTIACMDFAFMGGSMGSVMGEKLTRAVEESMEKRLPLVLVAASGGARMQEGTLSLMQMAKTSAALARFAKEGLLYISVLSNPTTGGVSASFANQADIILAEPGAIIGFAGRRVIEATIRQKAPADFQTAEWVFKHGQIDQIVPRPRLRDTLGQLISLHHVRKLEAVRN, translated from the coding sequence ATGACGTCACTAAGGGACTGGTTCGCCGCGCGCCGCAAGGGCCAGCTGGTCGACACCGAACGCGAGAAGCGCGAAGTGGCCGACGGCCTCTGGACCAAGTGCGATGCCTGCACGGAAGCCCTGTTCACCAAGGATCTGAGCGCCAACCTCAACGTCTGCCCCAAGTGCGGTCACCACTTTCGGGTCGGCGGGCGTGAGCGCATCTTGCAGCTGCTCGATCCCGGTTCGTTCCGCGAGACCCACGCCCAGCTGCGCTCGGTGGACCCGCTCGCGTTCGTGGATAGCAAGCCCTACGCCCAGCGCCTGATCGAGAGCCGCGCCAAGGCCGGCGACGGGGACAGCGTCATCACGGGCCAGGGGACGATCAACGGCCACGGCCTGACCATCGCCTGCATGGACTTCGCCTTCATGGGCGGCTCCATGGGCTCGGTGATGGGCGAGAAGCTCACCCGCGCCGTCGAGGAGAGCATGGAGAAGCGCCTGCCCCTGGTGCTGGTGGCTGCCTCGGGCGGCGCCCGCATGCAGGAGGGCACCCTCTCGCTGATGCAGATGGCCAAGACCAGCGCGGCGCTGGCGCGCTTCGCCAAGGAAGGGCTGCTGTACATCAGCGTCCTCTCCAACCCGACCACGGGCGGGGTGAGCGCGAGCTTCGCCAACCAGGCGGACATCATCCTGGCCGAGCCCGGCGCCATCATCGGCTTCGCCGGCCGCCGCGTCATCGAGGCGACGATCCGTCAGAAGGCCCCCGCGGACTTCCAGACGGCCGAATGGGTCTTCAAGCACGGGCAGATCGACCAGATCGTGCCGCGCCCCCGTCTGCGCGACACCCTCGGCCAGCTCATCTCCCTGCATCACGTTCGCAAGCTCGAAGCGGTGAGGAACTAG
- a CDS encoding bile acid:sodium symporter, which produces MAGFGFDDVIKLFLSIAVPVMMISIGIHLGRGEVIALWRRPGLLGRSILASLVLCPLVAYLLTAWLKAPLPVAIGLLLTAASPSAPLGFVQTLKARGDTSYAAGMVATLAVLTIVSMPLTVWAAIGTPRLPLESVFVAVGTKILLPLGVGKALRALFPQISASIGRWAPAVIPPLLALAILAILFRHPEQLAIGWPTALTMLFVALANIAIGYALGGPPPHLRLSLSLLCGFRNAAVPMMLVVPYVPQALLPIAIFGVLSAFLSFGFATIWRKRHPQALGITLLPEKTRKKTRPHR; this is translated from the coding sequence ATGGCAGGCTTCGGCTTCGACGACGTGATCAAGCTGTTTCTGAGCATCGCCGTGCCGGTGATGATGATCAGCATCGGCATCCACCTGGGGCGCGGCGAAGTCATCGCGCTGTGGCGCAGACCCGGGCTGCTCGGACGATCGATCCTCGCGAGCCTCGTCCTCTGCCCGCTCGTCGCTTACCTGCTGACGGCCTGGCTCAAGGCCCCCTTACCCGTCGCGATCGGGCTGCTGCTCACCGCCGCCTCCCCCAGCGCGCCGCTCGGCTTCGTCCAGACCTTAAAGGCGCGCGGGGACACGAGCTACGCGGCTGGGATGGTCGCCACCCTCGCCGTCCTCACGATCGTGAGCATGCCGCTCACCGTCTGGGCCGCCATCGGAACACCCCGCCTCCCGCTCGAGAGCGTCTTTGTCGCCGTGGGCACCAAAATTCTCCTGCCCCTGGGCGTCGGCAAGGCGCTACGCGCCCTCTTTCCGCAGATCAGCGCCTCGATCGGGCGGTGGGCACCAGCCGTGATCCCACCCTTGCTCGCACTGGCCATCCTGGCGATTCTCTTCCGGCACCCGGAGCAACTCGCCATCGGATGGCCCACGGCGCTGACCATGCTCTTCGTGGCGCTCGCAAACATCGCGATCGGCTACGCCCTGGGAGGCCCCCCGCCCCACCTACGGCTCTCGTTGAGCCTGCTCTGCGGCTTTCGTAACGCGGCCGTCCCCATGATGCTCGTCGTCCCCTACGTGCCGCAGGCGCTCCTGCCCATCGCCATCTTCGGGGTCCTCTCGGCGTTCCTCTCCTTCGGCTTCGCGACCATCTGGCGCAAGAGGCATCCCCAGGCCCTAGGCATCACCCTGCTGCCCGAGAAGACCCGCAAGAAAACGCGCCCTCACCGCTGA
- a CDS encoding MBL fold metallo-hydrolase, translated as MPPIPLEDNFNDILGKAIRGRKHDRDALAAQAGLAPASLLRLLDGEFDEPGVRQLAPLLDLGTETLVAIGKEAYHPGIGAPEGLLGFNTPYADFFVNAYLVWDPATRKAVVFDTGSDLTPLLEEAKARGLDIVLILVTHTHQDHIMCLDALIEATGAPAYASELEPAKGAATLTAGQRFQVGGLTIEARKTTGHSRGGTSYVVTGLEKPLVVVGDALFAGSMGGGVVSYEDALANNRREVFTLPDETIICPGHGPLTTIGLEKQHNPFYPEFNPA; from the coding sequence ATGCCCCCCATCCCCCTCGAAGACAACTTCAACGACATCCTCGGCAAGGCGATCCGCGGCCGCAAGCACGACCGCGACGCCCTCGCGGCGCAGGCAGGCCTCGCCCCCGCATCCCTCCTGCGGCTCCTCGACGGGGAATTCGACGAGCCTGGCGTCAGGCAACTCGCCCCGCTGCTCGATCTAGGGACCGAAACGCTCGTGGCGATCGGGAAAGAGGCGTACCACCCTGGAATCGGAGCGCCCGAGGGCTTGCTCGGCTTCAACACGCCCTATGCCGACTTCTTCGTCAACGCTTACCTCGTCTGGGACCCCGCGACGCGCAAGGCGGTGGTCTTCGACACGGGCAGCGACTTGACGCCCCTCCTCGAGGAGGCCAAGGCGCGCGGGCTCGACATCGTGCTGATCCTGGTGACCCACACCCACCAGGACCACATCATGTGCCTCGATGCGCTGATCGAAGCCACCGGGGCCCCGGCCTACGCCTCGGAGCTCGAGCCCGCCAAGGGCGCCGCCACGCTCACGGCAGGCCAGCGCTTCCAGGTCGGCGGGCTCACGATCGAGGCCCGCAAGACCACGGGCCACTCGCGCGGGGGCACCTCGTACGTGGTCACGGGCCTCGAAAAGCCCTTGGTGGTCGTGGGCGACGCCCTCTTCGCGGGCTCCATGGGGGGCGGGGTCGTCTCCTACGAGGACGCGCTCGCCAACAACCGGCGCGAGGTCTTCACCCTGCCGGACGAAACGATCATCTGTCCCGGTCACGGCCCCCTGACGACCATCGGGCTCGAAAAGCAGCACAACCCCTTCTATCCGGAGTTCAATCCGGCCTGA
- the ugpC gene encoding sn-glycerol-3-phosphate ABC transporter ATP-binding protein UgpC: MANVVFDHVKKQYGDSTPVIKDLNLRVEDKEFLVLVGPSGCGKSTALRMIAGLEDISGGFLSIGDHVVNDVHPKNRDIAMVFQNYALYPHMTCYENMAFALKLRKVSKDEIRRRVMDAAKSLEIEHLLERKPKALSGGQRQRVAIGRAIVREPKVFLMDEPLSNLDAKLRVSMRAEIKKLHQRLQTTFVYVTHDQTEAMTLGDRIAIMKAGDLQQCDTPHEVYNRPANLFVATFIGSPQMNLLDGTMRLQGDEAVIEGQGFKFVLPKRAGFRDGAVVVGIRPEHMTLVPEGEVGLKGQVEVTEPMGFESYVYLPGARGAIIARVSEEQTPRIGQAVAFNVEPAKIHVFDPQTELRLG, translated from the coding sequence ATGGCGAACGTCGTATTCGACCACGTCAAGAAGCAGTACGGTGACAGCACCCCGGTCATCAAGGATCTGAATCTGCGCGTCGAGGACAAGGAGTTCCTCGTGCTCGTCGGGCCCTCGGGCTGCGGCAAGTCCACCGCGCTTCGCATGATCGCGGGCCTCGAGGACATCTCGGGCGGCTTTTTGTCGATCGGGGACCACGTCGTGAACGACGTCCACCCCAAGAACCGCGACATCGCGATGGTCTTCCAGAACTACGCGCTCTATCCCCACATGACCTGCTACGAGAACATGGCCTTCGCCCTGAAGCTGCGCAAGGTCTCCAAGGACGAGATCCGCCGCCGGGTGATGGATGCGGCCAAGTCCCTCGAGATCGAGCACCTGCTGGAGCGCAAGCCCAAGGCTCTCTCGGGCGGCCAGCGCCAGCGCGTGGCCATCGGCCGCGCCATCGTCCGCGAGCCCAAGGTCTTCCTCATGGACGAGCCCCTCTCCAACCTGGACGCCAAGCTCCGCGTCTCCATGCGCGCCGAGATCAAGAAGCTGCACCAGCGCCTCCAGACCACCTTCGTCTACGTGACCCACGACCAGACCGAGGCCATGACCCTCGGCGATCGCATCGCGATCATGAAGGCGGGCGACCTCCAGCAGTGCGACACCCCGCACGAGGTCTACAACCGTCCGGCCAACCTGTTCGTGGCGACCTTCATCGGCTCGCCCCAGATGAACCTCTTGGACGGCACCATGCGCCTGCAGGGCGACGAGGCCGTGATCGAGGGCCAGGGCTTCAAGTTCGTGCTGCCCAAGCGCGCGGGCTTCCGTGACGGCGCGGTGGTGGTGGGGATCCGCCCCGAGCACATGACCCTCGTCCCCGAGGGCGAGGTCGGCCTCAAGGGCCAGGTCGAGGTCACCGAGCCCATGGGCTTCGAGAGCTACGTCTACCTGCCGGGTGCGCGCGGCGCGATCATCGCCCGCGTCTCCGAAGAGCAGACCCCGCGCATCGGTCAGGCGGTCGCCTTCAACGTGGAGCCTGCCAAGATCCACGTCTTCGACCCCCAGACCGAGCTGCGGCTGGGCTAA